aaaaataatgaaagataAATACTCGTGAATGTagtattaaattttttcatactctttattatttgaaattaattatcACAATAGATATCTATTAAACAAGGTTagcttttagaaaaataatatacaaaTAACACATTCAGAATATTAATCAAGCTAAAAGAAGCCTGAAACATAAACAAACTACTCTTACTCTGAGCTTTTCAAAGGGATTGAAGAGAAAAGCTtacaatcaaaatcaaaaacctTTCAAGGGTCAGGACTAGCAAAAGGTGTTTTAGATTCACAGCAGCCTACATCCCACTGTTACGCAAAAGAGCTGCTTCCAAAATCTAGCACCTGTCTCAATAGTAGTAACCTTGTGTGGAAATAAATGTatatacatttatatttttctaaatggttaatattatttttaaaataataaatacatattattttttatttacataggaaaaatataaatgtatttatcataaaattataaAGCTTTAGTTTGGAATAATTCTTCACATATATATTCTTCACATTTATTCTTCCTTCACTCCGTCCAAATAAAGTGTTTAAGTTGGGAGGGTGAAATTTACCCTCCAAATTAAAAGGAGGGCTCTTGTTGTCATGAAAGGTAGAATAAAAAATATCGTtcgataattattttaaaattaatattaatttttaatttgatcaaaatattaatttttaataattaataaatgaattatgaaaattatttataaatatttaattaactattatcaaaataattatctgctagtaaaataataatagtattaaAACAATTAACATTATTAAACAGAAGTTTAGAGACAGCCAGTTCAATGATCCGAAAGAAACTAAAAGAGAAATGAGAGTTCTCTCTTCCTAAACAATAGAGAGAGAAGAGCTTTGCGTAAATATGGTGAGAAAGTAAGATGTTGAACGGTAAACGGAAGTTGCGAGTCCACGTACTTAAATGCCGGTATGCCACACCGTCCGGTCCAAGCCATATAACTCAGGCGCCTAGGTGATGTCGCTTTAGGATTGTCATTTACAGtaattattgaatatatatCGCAAAAATtgtcaaaaatttaaaaaaaataaataaataatttaatgatttattaattaaaaaaactttagttgattttgtatttaatctataaattttaaattataatttcatatGCAGCATGATATTTAAAATTGTGTACATATAATTTTCCATTGTAATTAaaacaaatttttataaaaataaaaaatttgaaatctaaatttttttatttgaaaaattattgtttgtgtaataaaaattattaactataaaaagaaaattagttTTTTACTAATATAACCAATCAATGATTAGTCGCTTTCGTTAAATAAACACGGGAGAAAATGAAGTTCTCAAGCTAATCTGCGGACGGTATCCACAAAATACAGTCATGGCTCATGtcacctttttcttttattttaatttattttattctttaaacCTTCTTATAAATAGCATCATTTAATTTCCATCCACACGATTTTATCCATTTTTTCGATCCAAGACCGACGGTTAGGCATTGATAAACACCACCGCCTACTGGATCAAATTCCAACCCTTCTCCGACGACGATAATCTCCTCACCGAGATGAGCTGGTGGTGGGCCGGTGCTATTGGCGCCGCCAAGGTAAGAACAAGCCTATCTCGTATCATCGTCTCTTAATTTTACGatctctcaattttattttattcactcTGTTCGCAGAAGAAATTTGAAGAAGATGATGCTCCGCGAAGCTTCCAGAGTGTAGGGCTTGTGTTAGGCGTCACGGGAATCGTTGGCAACAGCTTAGCTGAAATTCTCCCTCTGTCTGACACCCCCGGTGGTTCATGGAAAGTCTACGGTGTTGCCCGCCGTCCACGGCCCAGTTGGAACGCCGATCATCCTGTGGAGTATGTCCAGTGTGACCTCTCCGATGAGGCTGAAACCCAATCCAAGTTGTCTCAGCTCACTGATGTCACTCACATCTTCTATGTCACCTGGACTAACCGATCCTCGGAGGCCGAGAATTGCGAGATTAACGGTCTGATGCTCCGGAACGTCCTTAAGGCTGTCATCCCAAACGCCCCTAATCTCCGCCACATCTGCCTTCAAACAGGAGGTAAACATTACGTGGGTCCATTCGAGTTGTTTGGCAAGATCCAGCCGCATGATCCGCCGTTCACGGAAGATCTGCCCAGATTGAATGCGCCCAATTTTTACTACACCTTAGAGGATATCTTGTTCGAAGAGGTAGCGAAGAAGGAGGGATTGGCTTGGTCCGTTCACAGACCGGATCAGATTTTCGGGTTTTCTCCATACAGCTTGATGAATATCATTGGTACACTTTGTGTTTACGCCGCTATATGCAAACACGAAGGCTCGCCTCTGCTGTTCCCCGGGACAAAACAAGCCTGGAATTGTTACTCCATTGCCTCAGATGCTGATCTGATAGCGGAGCAACAAATTTGGGCCTCAGTGGATCCCTATGCAAGAAATGAAGCCTTTAATTGCCACAATGGAGATGTATTCAAGTGGAAGCATTTCTGGAAATTTTTGGCAGAGGAGTTTGGGATAGAGAGATATGGGTTTGAGGAAGGAGAAAAGAGATTGAGTTTGGTGGAGATGATGAAGGATAAGGGTCCAGTGTGGGAAGAGATAGTGAAGGAGCATCAGCTGCAGCCGACCAAGTTGGAAGAAGTGGGTGTGTGGTGGTTTGCCGATCTGATATTGGGTGGTGAATCTGTGATATCAAGCATGAATAAGAGTAAGGAGCATGGGTTTTTGGGGTTCAGAAATTCCAAGAATTCCTTCATTTCTTGGATAGATAAAATGAAGGCTTATAAGATTGTGCCTTGATGCTGTGGAATTTGAATTGGTTGTTGTCCAAAGTTAAAGTACAGAGGGAAAATAATGTACCAGTATAATGTTTGTGTTCTGTTTGTTGTGTGATgtctaaagaaaataaattcaagAGCATTTTTTAGGTCTGGTTTTCTTGTTTGCTGCTGCTGCAATGACCTTTGCTCCTGGAAAAAGGAAATAAATCTTATGAATTTTTTCTCTTGAGTTCAATTTTTCATCCCTTAActtctaaatataaaaattcttaGTGATTTTTAACATTTTCATAGTGCTCCATGTTGAAGAAAATCAAATATGTCACTGAAACAAAGAAGAGTGAGAGAAAAAAGTAGGCCTAGAAACATTGGATGTTTTCTTGACAACATTTGAACCGGCTCATCAAGTAAAGAAGTCTTTTGGGTCATTTAAGCTTAAGCTGAAACTGCACGTTTCTTATCAAAATCTGTTGTTGAACTCTCAAACTGTGGTAAGCATCAAGTTGATAGCTTCTGTTGTTATTTCTGCCAACTCCCTTCACACTTTCTTTTGactttcttgttttgtttttaaCACTATTTATGTACTGACCTGCACACTTGGTAAATATTTCCAGCAGATTAGATCATTCAATTTTATGGATCAATTAAGCTGATTATGATTACGCTTATGTAAGTTGATTTAATTCTTGATTTTCTAGTTAAACCTGTTGTGCAGATTCATCATTCCAATAGCTTTGAAGCGTCTACTCTATTCAGTGGTTCTTGACATTATCTAACTTTGACATGGGAAGGATCTTTCCTTTTTATTAGTAGCCCTCCTCCCCCTCAAACACTTTCTCTCCCCGAACCCATTCTCCCCATTCCCTTCTCATTATTTTGCTCCAGCCAGCCACCTCACCCGTCGCTAAGGAAGAAGTCGATGCTCCTCGTCACCTCTAGCGGCACAAACATCTCTCATGAACAAGAGAGGAGAGAGAAAGAGGCATGGCGCGCATGTTAAGCACATGAGTGACACTATATTATATTTtcgttaaataattataaaaattatactaataattAATATCTAAACTCATTAAgccaaataatttatttttatttaaatatttttttctcaaataaaagttattttagctcgtaaaatgtaaaaaagtaaaaatacaggtaattaaaatatattttttataaaaaaatcttatatataaattaaagttaCTATTAAGAtaacattaaatttatattttatattaattataacagcattgaattaaattatatataaatttaatgtgtTAAATGTAATTTCATCGCTAAAAATTATtagtgaaattttatttattcattaaaagttattaatgataaattaatgtgttttaattactattttgccaaGGCCACTTAGTACAATAGTACTACATATGTATattgattttgaaatttttaaaccAATTTTTTCGTAGTGTacttttaataaagttttaaacaTTGGAAGCATAttgacttcaaaaaaaaaaaaaaaaacattagaaGCATAtagttattagaaaaaaaaaaaaaaaaaaaaaaaaaaagaaaagaagctaCAGTATTTTGTGGCTAAAATATTTTACTAGCAACGAATTCCAATGTATGTGGGGGAAAAGCAGTATTTGAGAGAAAGAGGCCCACTTTAGGGGAGCTGCAGCTGTGTTTCAATGCTTTGATCCGTAATTAAGCAGTCCAGGAGAGGGAGAAACTTGATATCAAAGAGCATGTCCTTATCTAATCATGTGAACACTACACTCCCCAACAGAAGCTTCTACGCAACTCCGCAGCGCAGTGATTATACTGGCTACTTGGCAGTTGGTACAATGAACAGAAACGAGAAAGGTGCCGTTTTTGTAAAGAGAAAGGACCAACTACGTCGCTCCATTTCCTTCTCTATGAGCTTAATCCATATCTCcccataatttaaaataataaaaaaataagcaaGCATTTAGTGATCCTCGTCTCCCCTGTCCCCCACTTTCTCtactatatataatataattcttgACAATTACTTCTCAGAATTTGCCGTAGAGGACATTCCCACCTCTCCTCATCTTATTTCACTCAAAGAaagagggaagaagaagaaggagaagaagaagaagaaaatgggaGGAGGCAATGGACAGAAGTCAAAGATGGCTCGAGAGAGGAACATGGAGAAGCAAAAAGCTGCTAAAGGTAAGCTAATCCCTTTACATAGCAAGCCCCAATGTATACATATGTAAACATTgaaggagagagaaagagaggatATCTTTCTCTGTTGTTCCCTTAGAGATTGTAAAAAGAATGAAATCATGTGAAGTGAATAGCTGAATGAGGAGATTTTTCTTCTGAAAGTTCTCTCTTAACAGGAGACAGTATTTTCTTCTTTGATTGGTTGAAATTCTCTTAAGCCTTTGTTCAAGCTTCTTTTTACTCGAGATCTATATGGTAGTAGTCATGTTTTCACTCTAGTAAGGTCCGATCTGTGTGCAGGGAGTCAGCTTGAATCAAACAAGAAAGCCATGACAATCCAGGTAACCTTCTTGGATTTGCTCCCGTTTCCCCCACATAAAACTTTATCTACTCTTGGTTTTGGTTTTGGTTTGTGATTGTTGGTTTCTGATGATGTTGTTGCAGTGTAAGGTTTGCATGCAGACATTCATTTGCACTACATCAGAGGTGAAGTGCAAGGAGCACGCCGAAGCTAAACACCCAAAATCCAACTTATATGCTTGTTttccacacctcaagcaatGAAGTAATGACTCTGGAAATAATAACAATTTTCAGAGATGGGTTCTTATTATCTCTTGGTGACTTCAGTTTAGAGAAATCGATCAAACTCTGCTCGGCTCTTGGGCATTTaccgtcatgtatgtgaaatCTGTTTATATTATTCCCATGCCTGAATTGCTTCTATTCACCCGCTTGTCTATGTGATCGGGCTTTGCCTTAATTCTAGGATTCAAACCCAAACTGATTACCAGAAAATCAATTAATGAATCAACTCGATTCATCCAAGGCTGAGAGGGCGACGAACTAATCAATTAAACAAAGAataaatgcaaaagaaaactcTTAAGTTCAGCTCCAAGGTTTGTCGCGTAAAATCATACAACTTTGTTGGACCAACACGGTGGTGAAAAAAGCACGGAAGGGAGACAGTGGAAGAATATATAAAGACGAATACTGCAAATCTGCATCTATTCAGTAATTGAACATAGTTTTCAATACAATACAATACAATGATACATCCGCTCGAAAATGGCAATGGTTCCCGTTTACAAACAATACAGGAAAAGCAAATGGAGCTTTATAGTTCAATTTACAACAATTGGGAAAAGTGTAGAGTTGGAACAATACCCAAATAAAAGTGATCAGCTACCTAAAATGAAATACATGTCTGGTCCCCTGTCGTCAATGCTTATTGTGTCCGCATTCTGCTATTCTCTGCACTTCTGACTTGAAAGAAGTAGGGATGATTctgaaaaaaacataaaaattaaaaagttaaaaattatatacaagtCAACACCAAGAATTTTCAGCATAATAGCTTGAAAGAAAACTGCTCATGGACTCAATCCAGGAAAGAGTTTAGGTCCCAGACTGCAGAATACTGCAAATTATTAGGGAAGTTTCAGACAAAACTGCAAACTCCTGATAGAATAGGCCAGTTCCACTTAATGAACACAATATAACTTAAGGCACAAGTTTGCAGCAACATGAGCATTAATCTTCCAAATTTTAGGGCTTTTTGCCTTTTCAAGttatgaaaaaaatagaaattctcAAACCCTGACCCGGGAAAAATAGAAATTCTCAAACCTTGGTCCAGATAAAATTAATGCGACTCTACCACACTTCTAAAGTGCGATAGAGTCACATTTC
The sequence above is a segment of the Manihot esculenta cultivar AM560-2 chromosome 5, M.esculenta_v8, whole genome shotgun sequence genome. Coding sequences within it:
- the LOC110615276 gene encoding uncharacterized protein At2g23090, which codes for MGGGNGQKSKMARERNMEKQKAAKGSQLESNKKAMTIQCKVCMQTFICTTSEVKCKEHAEAKHPKSNLYACFPHLKQ
- the LOC110615860 gene encoding (S)-8-oxocitronellyl enol synthase CYC2, yielding MSWWWAGAIGAAKKKFEEDDAPRSFQSVGLVLGVTGIVGNSLAEILPLSDTPGGSWKVYGVARRPRPSWNADHPVEYVQCDLSDEAETQSKLSQLTDVTHIFYVTWTNRSSEAENCEINGLMLRNVLKAVIPNAPNLRHICLQTGGKHYVGPFELFGKIQPHDPPFTEDLPRLNAPNFYYTLEDILFEEVAKKEGLAWSVHRPDQIFGFSPYSLMNIIGTLCVYAAICKHEGSPLLFPGTKQAWNCYSIASDADLIAEQQIWASVDPYARNEAFNCHNGDVFKWKHFWKFLAEEFGIERYGFEEGEKRLSLVEMMKDKGPVWEEIVKEHQLQPTKLEEVGVWWFADLILGGESVISSMNKSKEHGFLGFRNSKNSFISWIDKMKAYKIVP